The candidate division WOR-3 bacterium genome has a window encoding:
- a CDS encoding indolepyruvate oxidoreductase subunit beta: MHKNIMIAGVGGQGIIVAADIIALAAIHSGYDVKKSEIHGMSQRGGSVTSSVKFAKKVLSPVITSGEADILLSFELLESLRQIHFLKDGGFLAVNNMKIDPLPVAVGNFEYPPDIKERLLSIVGEKNVLFVDALDSVKSIGDVRTMNVFLIGAISSKIPQIKSVSWEKAIRERLPEKAFDKNIKAFEMGKNSR; encoded by the coding sequence ATGCATAAGAATATCATGATAGCGGGGGTTGGCGGACAAGGTATAATCGTCGCGGCTGATATAATCGCCCTTGCGGCTATCCATTCGGGATACGACGTCAAAAAAAGCGAAATTCACGGCATGTCTCAAAGAGGCGGAAGCGTGACGTCATCTGTAAAATTCGCGAAGAAAGTTTTGTCTCCCGTGATAACATCCGGTGAAGCTGATATTCTGCTTTCATTCGAACTTCTCGAGTCTCTCAGACAAATCCATTTTCTTAAAGACGGTGGATTTTTGGCCGTCAACAACATGAAAATCGACCCTTTGCCCGTAGCGGTCGGAAATTTCGAATACCCGCCGGATATAAAGGAAAGGCTGTTGTCTATTGTCGGCGAAAAAAACGTTCTTTTCGTGGACGCCCTGGATTCGGTCAAAAGCATAGGCGATGTGAGGACGATGAACGTCTTTCTAATAGGCGCGATTTCCTCGAAAATTCCCCAGATAAAAAGCGTTTCCTGGGAGAAGGCGATAAGAGAGAGATTGCCTGAAAAGGCTTTCGATAAAAACATAAAAGCGTTTGAAATGGGTAAAAATTCCAGATAA
- the iorA gene encoding indolepyruvate ferredoxin oxidoreductase subunit alpha, with protein sequence MEKALLSGNEAVARGAFEADVKVAAAYPGTPSTEILENIAQYGEIYKEWSVNEKVALEVAAGASMAGARAICAMKHVGLNVAADPLFSMSYIGATGGFIVVSADDPGMHSSQNEQDNRHYARAAKIPCLEPSDSQESKDFVAIGMEMSEKYDTPVLLRMTTRVCHSKTVVKISDKKQWANIEYLKDIKKRIIVPAHAKVRHAVVEERTKKLIEFAKKTKLNKKPSKKSNFLVIASGISLYYAKEALPEMDFFKIGLSWPLNLEAIKETTKNYKKVYVVEENDPFIENELKTAGIKVIGKDVFPQVDELDQEKIAIALKKDTALKVPVKGLPPRPPALCPGCPHTGIFYALSKLKLPATGDIGCYTLGAFPPLNALDTTVCMGASITNAHGIEKAEVGELSKKIVAVIGDSTFFHSGLTGLANMVYNRSKGIVVILDNSTTAMTGHQGHPGTGKTLHYGDQEIIDIYAVVSALGVKDIHKVDPHDIPSVKEAFKKALAFDGISVIIAKRPCIFLVPNRSYGKVYSVNTEKCIGCKICVELGCPAISFKNRKSIINPFLCVGCGLCASLCPTKAITFQGGANA encoded by the coding sequence ATGGAAAAAGCTCTTCTTTCAGGAAACGAAGCGGTCGCAAGAGGCGCTTTCGAGGCAGATGTCAAAGTTGCCGCAGCGTATCCCGGCACTCCTTCAACCGAAATTTTAGAAAATATCGCCCAATACGGCGAAATCTACAAAGAGTGGTCGGTAAACGAGAAGGTCGCTCTCGAAGTAGCCGCCGGAGCTTCAATGGCTGGAGCGAGGGCGATCTGCGCAATGAAACACGTCGGTCTCAACGTAGCCGCAGATCCACTGTTTTCTATGAGTTACATAGGTGCTACGGGAGGGTTTATTGTCGTATCGGCTGATGATCCGGGAATGCACTCTTCACAAAACGAACAGGACAACCGTCATTACGCGAGAGCGGCAAAAATCCCCTGCCTTGAACCGTCCGACAGCCAGGAATCCAAAGATTTTGTCGCAATAGGAATGGAAATGTCCGAAAAGTATGATACGCCCGTTCTGCTAAGAATGACAACGCGCGTATGTCACTCAAAAACAGTAGTTAAAATATCTGATAAAAAGCAATGGGCTAATATTGAGTATTTAAAAGACATAAAAAAAAGAATTATAGTCCCTGCTCACGCAAAAGTCAGGCATGCAGTCGTCGAAGAGCGGACAAAAAAATTAATCGAATTCGCCAAAAAGACAAAATTAAACAAAAAACCTTCAAAAAAATCGAATTTTTTGGTCATAGCTTCAGGAATTTCTCTCTACTACGCCAAAGAAGCTCTTCCGGAAATGGATTTTTTTAAAATTGGCTTGAGCTGGCCCCTCAACCTTGAAGCGATAAAAGAGACGACAAAAAATTACAAAAAGGTCTATGTGGTCGAAGAAAATGATCCTTTCATCGAAAACGAGCTCAAAACAGCCGGTATAAAAGTAATCGGCAAGGACGTTTTCCCACAAGTAGACGAACTCGACCAGGAAAAGATAGCTATCGCTTTAAAAAAAGACACAGCCCTAAAAGTCCCGGTAAAAGGACTTCCCCCCCGCCCACCGGCTCTCTGTCCCGGTTGTCCACACACCGGAATTTTCTACGCTTTATCAAAATTGAAACTCCCCGCCACAGGCGACATAGGATGCTATACCCTTGGAGCGTTCCCTCCTCTCAACGCCCTCGACACGACAGTATGTATGGGGGCATCCATAACAAACGCCCATGGAATTGAAAAAGCCGAGGTTGGAGAGCTAAGTAAAAAAATTGTCGCGGTCATAGGTGATTCGACGTTTTTCCACAGTGGTTTGACGGGTTTGGCCAACATGGTCTACAACAGGAGCAAAGGTATAGTGGTGATCCTCGACAATTCAACCACAGCTATGACAGGTCACCAGGGTCACCCGGGAACAGGCAAGACCCTTCATTACGGAGATCAGGAAATTATAGACATTTACGCAGTTGTTTCAGCTCTCGGGGTCAAGGATATTCACAAAGTTGACCCGCATGATATTCCTTCTGTCAAAGAAGCTTTCAAAAAAGCTCTCGCATTTGACGGCATCTCTGTCATAATCGCTAAAAGACCATGTATTTTTCTCGTTCCAAACCGTTCTTACGGAAAAGTATATTCTGTCAACACTGAAAAATGCATAGGTTGCAAAATATGCGTGGAACTCGGATGTCCGGCTATTTCATTCAAAAACCGAAAATCAATCATAAATCCCTTTCTGTGCGTCGGGTGCGGTCTATGCGCTTCTTTGTGCCCCACAAAAGCTATAACATTCCAGGGAGGAGCCAATGCATAA
- a CDS encoding PorV/PorQ family protein: MKTLFFSAFSAIFLSASVFATEPYSGAGTSGFSFLKITGSAKSVAMSRTGVAGDESYGINPASFSGSEKFLSTSYCYLMLSTHTGSLSYTQPHSFGNLSGSMDYLSSPGIEKTDQQGNVLGEFSYSIIMPGLVLAKDINPNFSAGLGAKFLYSSVDEYNAAVFSFSAGGIYRFPEINGFSIGACVENIGLTIKAYDEEKDPLPLKFTGGVSFARDFYALNADFSKASDARFIFAFGGEIKPYKMIALRAGYSTKGTEYKTGDSNDLMSGMSFGAGFFLQKISLDYSFVPMKDLGYSHKIGLNFNL; this comes from the coding sequence ATGAAGACTTTATTTTTTTCAGCTTTTTCGGCGATTTTTTTATCAGCTTCTGTTTTTGCCACAGAGCCATATTCAGGAGCGGGAACAAGCGGATTTAGCTTTCTAAAAATCACCGGTTCGGCAAAATCAGTGGCGATGTCGAGGACGGGTGTGGCGGGAGATGAATCCTATGGAATAAACCCAGCCTCGTTTTCAGGATCTGAGAAGTTTTTAAGCACATCATACTGTTACTTGATGCTCTCAACTCACACCGGTTCTTTATCTTATACCCAACCCCATTCCTTTGGTAATCTGTCCGGTTCAATGGACTATCTTTCTTCTCCAGGCATAGAAAAAACCGACCAGCAGGGAAACGTCCTGGGAGAGTTTTCCTACTCAATAATCATGCCCGGACTTGTTCTTGCGAAGGATATAAACCCGAATTTCAGCGCGGGTTTAGGCGCGAAATTTCTCTACAGTTCGGTTGATGAATACAACGCGGCGGTGTTTTCATTCAGCGCGGGAGGAATCTACAGATTTCCGGAAATCAATGGTTTTTCAATAGGCGCTTGTGTTGAAAACATAGGCCTGACGATTAAAGCTTACGACGAAGAAAAAGACCCACTGCCGCTGAAGTTCACGGGCGGAGTGTCTTTTGCACGTGATTTTTACGCACTCAACGCGGACTTTTCAAAGGCCTCCGACGCCAGATTTATTTTTGCCTTTGGCGGGGAAATCAAACCCTACAAAATGATAGCTCTCAGAGCCGGTTATTCGACAAAAGGGACCGAATACAAGACAGGCGATTCAAACGACCTGATGTCCGGTATGAGTTTCGGAGCCGGATTCTTCCTTCAGAAGATTTCGCTGGATTATTCTTTTGTCCCGATGAAAGACCTCGGATACAGCCACAAAATAGGACTTAATTTTAACTTGTAA
- a CDS encoding pyruvate, phosphate dikinase, producing MKKKTGKLVYFFGKGKADGNAKMKDYLGGKGANLAEMTNIGLPVPPGFTVSAIVCQLYYNGGKKWPAGLSQEIEDNLKKLEKVTGKKFGDHINPLLVSVRSGAAVSMPGMMDTVLNIGLNEDTLSAIASLTDNPRFAWDSYRRFIQMFGDVVMGVPHSSFEDELKRVKAQYGKKQDIELTSEELKEVVHGFKEIYKKFTKEDFPKNPKDQLYKAIDAVLESWNNERALKYREIHDIKNLLGTGVNVQAMVFGNMGESSGTGVCFTRDAGTGKKEIQGEFLINAQGEDVVAGIRTPLPIIELENILPKNYAELVKICDRLEKHYRDMQDLEFTIEQGKLFMLQTRNGKRNGTSAVKIAKEMVEEKLISKKEAIMRINADYIDQLLHPSFAEEDLKKASPLTKGLPASPGAAVGQVVFTAADAVKWAEEGKKVILCRVETSPEDVAGMHKANGILTSVGGMTSHAAVVARGWGKCCVVGADDVNINYAEKSMKIAGKLFTEGDNISIDGSTGYVYEGVIPTRSTEMSDDFKTIMKWADDMRRLKIRTNSDSPQDTRKAVSLGAEGIGLCRTEHMFFAEGRINAFRRLILFAYESKRLEKLIGKAGENEQIELRKQHDFSLTAYNKALDELLPFQKNDFVGIFEALEGRPATIRLLDPPLHEFLPKEIKDMEALASETGLSVDKIRQISEDLHEQNPMLGHRGCRLGLTYPEITKMQVRAIIEAAIEVRKEKGIETLPEIMIPLVGDYRELKLSREIAQKVIEDVFKEKEIKAGYVKYLIGTMIEVPRAALTADEIARYADFFSFGTNDLTQMGAGFSRDDAGKFLGDYVGMGIYEKDPFQTLDKVGIGKMIKIAVSLGRGEKKDLKIGICGEHGGDPASIYFCDEVGMNYVSCSPLRVPIARLAAAQAVEVNSEHKAAPVKKSAKTVKKVSKKVKPKTPVKKTMATSKKKSSVKKTAEKKIKKSPPKKKTVKKAEGKKAKKIVRAKISKKTVKGAKSRKR from the coding sequence ATGAAAAAGAAGACCGGAAAACTAGTCTATTTTTTCGGCAAAGGCAAAGCTGACGGAAATGCAAAAATGAAAGATTATCTTGGAGGCAAGGGCGCGAATTTAGCCGAGATGACCAACATCGGTCTCCCCGTTCCTCCTGGTTTCACCGTATCGGCGATTGTCTGCCAACTCTACTACAATGGCGGGAAAAAATGGCCTGCCGGACTGTCGCAGGAAATCGAAGACAATTTGAAAAAACTCGAAAAGGTAACGGGAAAAAAATTTGGAGACCACATAAATCCCTTACTCGTGTCGGTGAGGTCAGGCGCCGCCGTCTCCATGCCGGGGATGATGGACACTGTGCTAAACATAGGTCTCAACGAAGACACTTTGTCTGCTATTGCGAGCTTGACAGACAACCCGAGGTTTGCATGGGATTCCTACAGGCGGTTTATCCAGATGTTCGGAGATGTCGTGATGGGGGTACCTCATTCGTCTTTTGAAGACGAACTAAAAAGGGTGAAAGCTCAATACGGCAAAAAGCAGGACATTGAACTGACGTCTGAGGAGCTCAAGGAAGTCGTCCATGGATTCAAAGAAATTTACAAGAAGTTCACCAAAGAGGATTTCCCCAAAAACCCCAAGGATCAGCTCTACAAAGCAATAGACGCGGTGCTCGAATCCTGGAACAACGAAAGAGCTTTGAAATACAGAGAAATTCACGATATAAAGAATCTTCTCGGAACAGGCGTCAACGTTCAAGCAATGGTTTTCGGAAACATGGGAGAGTCTTCAGGAACCGGGGTGTGCTTCACGAGAGACGCCGGAACAGGGAAAAAAGAAATTCAAGGAGAATTCCTGATCAACGCCCAGGGGGAAGATGTCGTCGCGGGAATAAGAACCCCTCTGCCGATAATAGAGCTGGAGAATATACTGCCTAAAAATTACGCCGAACTCGTAAAAATCTGCGATAGGCTCGAAAAGCACTACAGAGACATGCAGGACCTTGAATTCACTATAGAACAGGGCAAACTCTTCATGCTCCAGACGAGAAACGGAAAAAGAAACGGAACTTCAGCCGTCAAAATAGCCAAAGAAATGGTCGAAGAAAAGCTCATTTCGAAAAAAGAAGCTATCATGAGAATAAACGCGGATTACATCGATCAGCTCCTGCATCCATCTTTCGCTGAAGAAGACTTGAAAAAAGCCTCCCCTCTGACCAAGGGTTTGCCGGCTTCGCCTGGCGCGGCGGTCGGTCAGGTTGTTTTCACCGCCGCCGATGCTGTCAAGTGGGCGGAAGAGGGCAAAAAAGTGATACTGTGCAGAGTTGAGACCAGCCCTGAAGATGTCGCGGGAATGCACAAAGCGAACGGAATACTGACTTCAGTCGGAGGGATGACGAGTCATGCCGCGGTCGTCGCGAGAGGATGGGGAAAATGCTGCGTCGTCGGAGCAGATGACGTCAACATAAATTATGCTGAAAAAAGCATGAAAATTGCGGGAAAACTTTTCACCGAGGGAGACAACATTTCAATAGACGGTTCTACCGGGTATGTCTATGAAGGCGTTATCCCAACCAGATCGACGGAGATGTCTGACGATTTCAAGACCATAATGAAGTGGGCAGACGATATGAGAAGGTTGAAAATCCGAACCAATTCAGACTCCCCCCAGGACACTCGAAAAGCAGTTTCACTGGGAGCCGAAGGCATTGGCCTTTGCAGGACAGAGCACATGTTTTTCGCGGAGGGAAGGATAAACGCTTTCAGAAGGCTGATTCTTTTCGCCTACGAATCAAAACGCCTTGAAAAGTTGATAGGAAAAGCGGGGGAAAACGAACAGATAGAACTCAGAAAACAGCATGATTTTTCACTCACAGCATACAATAAAGCCCTCGACGAATTGCTCCCGTTTCAAAAAAACGACTTTGTTGGAATTTTTGAAGCGCTCGAAGGCAGACCGGCAACAATAAGGCTTTTAGACCCTCCTCTTCATGAATTTTTGCCCAAAGAGATTAAGGACATGGAAGCCCTCGCTTCGGAGACAGGACTGTCGGTTGATAAAATCAGACAGATATCTGAAGACCTGCACGAACAGAATCCGATGTTGGGACACAGGGGCTGCAGGCTTGGATTGACTTATCCTGAAATAACCAAGATGCAGGTAAGAGCGATAATTGAAGCGGCGATAGAGGTCAGAAAAGAGAAAGGCATCGAAACTCTTCCGGAAATTATGATACCGCTCGTGGGAGATTACAGGGAGTTGAAACTTTCAAGAGAAATAGCTCAGAAAGTTATCGAAGACGTTTTCAAGGAAAAAGAAATCAAAGCCGGTTACGTAAAATATCTCATCGGAACCATGATAGAGGTTCCCAGAGCCGCTTTGACGGCTGATGAAATTGCAAGGTACGCCGATTTCTTCTCTTTCGGGACAAACGACCTGACACAAATGGGCGCCGGTTTTTCCAGAGACGACGCGGGTAAATTTCTCGGCGATTACGTAGGGATGGGAATTTACGAAAAAGACCCTTTCCAGACTCTCGACAAAGTTGGCATCGGAAAGATGATAAAAATCGCTGTTTCTCTTGGAAGAGGGGAAAAGAAAGATCTTAAAATCGGAATATGCGGCGAGCATGGAGGAGATCCCGCTTCTATATATTTCTGCGATGAGGTCGGCATGAATTACGTCTCCTGTTCACCTCTCAGAGTTCCCATAGCCAGGCTTGCCGCGGCTCAGGCTGTAGAGGTCAATTCCGAGCATAAAGCAGCTCCGGTAAAAAAATCAGCCAAAACCGTCAAAAAGGTTTCAAAGAAGGTAAAACCAAAAACTCCGGTTAAGAAGACAATGGCCACTTCAAAAAAGAAGAGTTCTGTCAAAAAAACCGCTGAGAAAAAAATCAAAAAAAGCCCTCCCAAAAAGAAAACAGTGAAAAAAGCTGAAGGGAAAAAAGCCAAAAAAATTGTCAGGGCTAAAATCTCGAAAAAAACCGTAAAAGGGGCTAAATCCAGAAAAAGATAG
- a CDS encoding nucleotide sugar dehydrogenase translates to MYKKTVACIGAGYVGGVTMSVIAEKCEDYKVLVTDIDREKIAKWNTDDLPIYEPELLETVKKARGRNLFFINDVKSAIKEADIVFVSVNTPTKNFGEGAGKCVDLQFWEKTARDILKYSDKGKIVVEKSTLPVKTAEAMKKILQSNEKKLKFEVISNPEFLAEGTAIQDLEFPDRILIGSEDSPEALKARDEIADIYEKWVPKEKIIKGNIWSSELSKLIANAFLAQRISSINSITPLCEATGADISEISKAVGLDTRIGSKFLSPSVGFGGSCFKKDILNLVYICENYSLHETAKYWENVLSINEYQQERFFLTMLRSMFNTMAEKKIAVFGLAFKAKTDDTRESPAIFIVKKLLAETADVWLTDPKALRNARLAFGKDAEKIHLTDDPYEATEGAHAIAVMTEWGEFKNLDYFKIYKNMSHPSFLFDGRNILDGKKIYDIGFNFFSLGKKPLIRD, encoded by the coding sequence TTGTATAAAAAAACTGTTGCCTGTATAGGAGCCGGTTATGTAGGCGGGGTCACCATGTCTGTCATAGCTGAAAAATGCGAAGATTACAAAGTTTTGGTAACTGACATAGACAGGGAAAAAATCGCCAAGTGGAACACCGACGACCTGCCTATTTACGAGCCTGAGCTGCTCGAAACCGTAAAAAAGGCGAGAGGGAGAAATCTTTTTTTCATCAACGACGTCAAAAGCGCCATCAAAGAAGCCGACATCGTATTCGTATCGGTGAACACGCCTACCAAAAACTTTGGCGAAGGAGCGGGTAAGTGCGTTGACCTGCAGTTTTGGGAGAAGACAGCGAGGGACATTCTGAAGTATTCCGACAAAGGTAAGATTGTCGTTGAAAAGAGCACCCTTCCGGTCAAAACAGCTGAAGCCATGAAAAAAATACTACAATCCAACGAAAAGAAATTGAAGTTCGAAGTGATATCGAACCCTGAGTTTTTGGCAGAAGGAACTGCAATCCAGGATTTGGAATTCCCGGACAGAATTTTAATCGGTTCGGAAGACTCTCCTGAAGCTTTGAAGGCGAGAGATGAAATAGCGGACATATACGAAAAATGGGTGCCGAAGGAAAAAATAATCAAAGGCAATATCTGGAGCTCAGAACTTTCAAAGCTCATCGCTAACGCTTTTTTGGCGCAGAGGATTTCATCTATCAATTCAATTACTCCTCTTTGCGAGGCAACTGGAGCGGATATATCAGAGATTTCAAAGGCCGTCGGGCTCGACACGAGAATCGGTTCGAAATTTCTGTCTCCCAGTGTCGGCTTCGGCGGTTCATGCTTTAAAAAGGACATTTTGAATCTCGTGTACATTTGCGAAAACTATTCTCTTCACGAGACGGCGAAATACTGGGAAAATGTCCTTTCGATAAACGAATACCAGCAGGAGAGGTTTTTTCTCACCATGCTCAGGTCTATGTTCAACACAATGGCAGAAAAAAAAATCGCGGTTTTCGGCCTTGCTTTTAAAGCAAAGACCGACGACACGAGAGAATCTCCGGCAATTTTTATTGTCAAAAAACTTCTTGCCGAGACGGCTGATGTGTGGCTGACGGACCCCAAAGCTCTAAGAAACGCCAGATTAGCTTTCGGCAAAGACGCTGAAAAGATTCATCTCACCGATGACCCATACGAAGCCACCGAAGGAGCACACGCCATTGCGGTCATGACCGAATGGGGAGAGTTCAAGAATCTTGACTATTTTAAGATTTACAAAAATATGTCTCATCCGTCTTTTCTGTTCGACGGAAGAAATATTTTGGATGGGAAAAAAATCTACGACATCGGGTTCAACTTCTTTTCTTTGGGGAAAAAGCCGCTGATCAGAGATTGA
- a CDS encoding AMP-binding protein, which produces MIQERFIETCKKNPSKIAIADLFSKKRLSFQKSLVAVYALSSEFGKLDDSFIGVLLPTSSACALTSVSLLAAGKIPVMINYSTGAQHNTSYAMNKLGFSNTITSKTFLEKIECPEIDGMVFIEDILTKIKTRDKIKYFLKSKFPLSVVLSDFHSSGEEDIAVILFTSGSEKEPKAVQLSHKNILSNVFTCADRLKIQKEDVFMNILPPFHVFGFNVNLIMPLVLGCKSLTYPNPLEYKNISKIIKEEKPTVIAGSPYFLANYSKYSQTGDFSSLRIVISGADKAPSWLFDEYSEKHGITLLEGYGTTETSPVISVNTPDENKRGSIGKPLPNLELEIRGIQSEDKMPVGENGKIFVKGDSVMSGYYDDLEATSFRIRDGWYDTGDIGKLDTDGYLWHIGRLKRFVKIGGEMISLVMIENAIEKILGPGTDCCVVEIPDKKIGSRIVAVLSEEIDISGLKGELSQILPNIAIPREIIRIENMPKMGSGKNDFREITDMVKKMGLNL; this is translated from the coding sequence TTGATACAAGAGAGATTCATTGAGACTTGCAAGAAAAATCCTTCAAAAATCGCCATTGCCGATCTTTTTTCCAAAAAACGTTTAAGCTTCCAAAAATCTCTCGTAGCGGTCTATGCTCTGTCAAGTGAGTTCGGCAAACTCGACGACAGTTTTATCGGAGTGCTTTTACCAACCTCTTCTGCCTGCGCCCTGACGTCAGTTTCGCTTTTAGCGGCGGGTAAAATACCCGTCATGATAAACTATTCCACCGGCGCTCAACACAACACATCTTACGCTATGAACAAGCTGGGTTTTTCAAACACAATAACATCCAAAACATTTTTGGAAAAAATTGAATGTCCTGAAATTGACGGCATGGTTTTCATTGAGGACATTTTAACAAAGATAAAAACCAGGGACAAAATTAAATATTTCCTAAAATCGAAATTTCCTCTCTCGGTTGTTTTAAGTGATTTTCACTCATCCGGCGAGGAAGACATTGCCGTCATACTCTTCACGAGCGGAAGCGAAAAAGAACCCAAAGCCGTTCAGCTCTCTCACAAAAACATTTTGTCGAACGTTTTCACCTGCGCGGATAGGCTGAAAATACAAAAAGAAGATGTTTTCATGAATATCCTGCCACCTTTTCATGTGTTCGGATTTAACGTCAACCTGATAATGCCCCTGGTTCTGGGTTGTAAAAGTTTGACTTACCCGAACCCTCTCGAATACAAAAACATCTCAAAAATAATCAAGGAAGAAAAACCGACTGTAATCGCCGGATCTCCCTATTTTCTCGCCAACTATTCAAAATACTCTCAGACCGGTGATTTTTCTTCTTTGAGAATTGTGATATCTGGAGCAGACAAAGCGCCTTCCTGGCTTTTCGACGAATACTCGGAAAAACATGGGATAACGCTGCTCGAAGGTTACGGGACAACCGAGACCAGCCCGGTTATTTCTGTCAACACCCCGGATGAGAACAAAAGGGGTAGCATCGGAAAACCTCTTCCAAATCTCGAATTGGAAATAAGAGGAATCCAGTCCGAAGACAAAATGCCCGTTGGAGAAAACGGCAAAATATTCGTCAAAGGCGATTCGGTGATGTCGGGTTACTACGACGATCTCGAAGCGACTTCTTTCAGGATAAGAGACGGTTGGTACGACACAGGCGACATAGGAAAACTGGACACGGATGGCTATCTATGGCATATCGGCAGGTTGAAGAGGTTCGTCAAAATTGGCGGAGAAATGATCTCCCTCGTCATGATAGAAAACGCGATTGAAAAAATTCTCGGTCCCGGCACTGATTGCTGCGTCGTGGAAATTCCAGACAAAAAGATAGGTTCGAGAATCGTCGCGGTTCTTTCTGAAGAAATTGACATTTCGGGTTTGAAAGGCGAATTGTCTCAAATTTTACCAAACATAGCCATTCCAAGAGAAATAATCCGCATTGAAAACATGCCGAAAATGGGCAGCGGTAAAAACGATTTCCGAGAAATAACTGACATGGTAAAAAAAATGGGGCTCAATCTCTGA
- a CDS encoding trypsin-like peptidase domain-containing protein, protein MKDCFAKSSYAIFFSLVLWNLFLTGTELKSQQSVNTDENLQIELSFSRAVEKSIPAVVSVIAEKRTEFTYSVNPFGFSPFGFDPFGFFGPGNFGGVEPELRKGERYEKSEGSGFIFSPEGYVLTNNHIVGGSYRLSVVLPDGRVFEGNEVELIGTDPQTDLAVLKIKAEENLPYIEKGNSDEIKPGQWVIAIGSPLGFSQTVTAGVISAVGRSEIPLPEGPSYQYFIQTDASINPGNSGGPLLDIQGNVVGINTAITSPTGVSIGIGFAIPMNMASRIADELIENGKVTRSYIGIMMENLTHDLKIAMGADDLRSGVIVTDVIENSPSDKAGIRIGDIIFEIDQNYVENLNNFRIDISQRKPGDRVSLSVRRGSHELSFEVVLEEFIQKSQANSELPAQNWPWLGIETGELDEKRTADLGLGGRAVYITGIHGGSPASRADLSERDIIVKVGDITIENLSDYIKAQEVYSGRSDPLLFQILRNGVNHFTAVKSE, encoded by the coding sequence ATGAAAGATTGTTTTGCAAAATCTTCTTACGCGATTTTTTTCTCCCTGGTACTCTGGAACCTTTTTTTGACGGGAACGGAGCTCAAGAGCCAGCAAAGCGTGAATACGGATGAAAATTTGCAAATTGAATTATCGTTCTCGAGGGCTGTTGAAAAATCAATACCCGCTGTCGTCAGCGTCATAGCAGAAAAAAGGACCGAATTCACATATTCCGTAAACCCTTTCGGCTTCTCTCCGTTCGGTTTTGACCCTTTCGGTTTTTTCGGACCCGGAAACTTTGGAGGAGTAGAACCTGAATTGAGAAAAGGCGAGAGATACGAAAAATCCGAAGGAAGCGGGTTTATCTTTTCTCCCGAAGGGTATGTTTTGACGAACAACCACATAGTAGGAGGAAGCTACAGGCTCTCGGTAGTATTGCCAGACGGAAGAGTGTTTGAAGGCAATGAGGTTGAACTCATCGGGACGGATCCGCAGACGGATCTGGCGGTGCTGAAAATAAAAGCAGAAGAAAACCTCCCTTACATTGAAAAGGGAAATTCCGACGAAATAAAGCCGGGCCAATGGGTGATAGCGATTGGTTCGCCTCTCGGTTTTTCGCAGACTGTGACGGCAGGCGTGATAAGCGCTGTCGGAAGAAGCGAAATACCTCTGCCGGAAGGACCTTCCTACCAGTATTTCATACAGACGGACGCTTCGATAAATCCGGGAAACTCCGGAGGTCCCCTGCTCGACATACAGGGAAATGTCGTGGGAATAAACACCGCCATAACTTCCCCGACGGGCGTCAGCATAGGAATTGGATTCGCTATACCCATGAACATGGCTTCGAGAATTGCCGATGAACTGATTGAAAACGGGAAAGTGACAAGGTCTTACATTGGAATAATGATGGAAAACTTGACCCACGACTTGAAAATTGCCATGGGCGCGGATGATTTGCGTTCCGGAGTGATAGTCACCGATGTAATTGAGAATTCGCCCTCTGACAAAGCGGGAATAAGGATAGGCGATATCATCTTTGAAATCGACCAGAACTACGTGGAAAATTTAAACAATTTCAGAATAGATATTTCCCAGAGAAAACCCGGCGACAGAGTTTCTCTTTCCGTGAGGAGGGGGTCTCACGAACTCAGTTTTGAAGTTGTTCTCGAAGAATTTATACAAAAGTCTCAGGCGAACAGCGAATTGCCAGCGCAGAATTGGCCCTGGCTCGGCATTGAAACCGGCGAACTGGACGAGAAAAGGACGGCTGATCTCGGTCTCGGGGGAAGGGCGGTGTACATAACTGGAATACACGGCGGATCTCCCGCGAGCAGGGCAGATTTATCAGAAAGGGACATAATCGTCAAAGTAGGAGATATAACGATAGAGAACCTCTCAGACTACATAAAAGCCCAAGAAGTCTACAGCGGCAGAAGCGACCCGCTTCTTTTTCAAATTTTGAGAAACGGAGTAAACCATTTCACGGCAGTGAAATCTGAGTAG